In one Lolium rigidum isolate FL_2022 chromosome 3, APGP_CSIRO_Lrig_0.1, whole genome shotgun sequence genomic region, the following are encoded:
- the LOC124702908 gene encoding uncharacterized protein LOC124702908 — protein sequence MKAAAKPNPPPPPAPATAQPSTKPASSSSSSAADPNTKRTLPAAADAAHSTPSHPNHNTNGPPNPSPLLPSPHLQPPPQQPLPPSRPLLTVAAVDAAMAVLGPPPQYGLESLDRRTVALSDGTVRTYFALPLEPPPQLRQSLPPIFPLPHLGPPGPGPGPNRWIPPLMHAAAPPGPPAKRKWEGQSNGGGPGESSGRQQQQKPVAKQVKVEPTSFLNMVRMINENTEVKNSYLANGKNYKCAVCNRDSVDMHALLNHSYNTKNPESRADHLGLHKAICVLMGWNYSVDPVHKKAYQTLSNADAEANRGDLILWPPTIIVENTYKSRNDGQKEAMSNNEMESKLREMGFGGVTVKPLVGKDGAMSVRFASNLAGLKEAVRLADLFEAEGHGRLQWDQWVQTRGIPSYVEGGNPMFVKVDEKGQQTWVLYGYLGTASDLDVLDTESKQNVVIKSRKEIDLSD from the exons ATGAAAGCCGCCGCCAAGCCCAacccgcctcctccgccggcgcCAGCGACGGCGCAACCCTCCACCAAGccggcatcctcctcctcctcctccgccgccgatccCAACACCAAGCGcaccctccccgccgccgccgacgccgcgcacTCCACCCCCTCTCACCCCAACCATAACACCAACGGGCCACCCAACCCCTCCCCACTTCTCCCGTCCCCGCacctccagccgccgccgcagcagccccTCCCCCCATCGCGCCCGCTGCTCACCGTCGCCGCGGTCGACGCCGCCATGGCTGTCCTGGGCCCCCCGCCGCAGTACGGCCTCGAGTCCCTCGATCGCCGCACCGTCGCGCTCTCCGACGGCACCGTCCGCACCTACTTCGCGCTGCCCCTCGAGCCCCCTCCGCAACTCCGCCAGTCGCTTCCGCCCATATTCCCTCTGCCCCACTTAGGCCCGCCCGGCCCGGGACCTGGCCCTAACAGGTGGATTCCGCCACTGATGCACGCTGCAGCTCCGCCCGGGCCGCCCGCAAAGCGGAAGTGGGAGGGTCAGAGCAATGGTGGCGGCCCCGGTGAGTCCTCGGGCCGTCAACAGCAGCAGAAACCTGTTGCAAAGCAGGTCAAGGTGGAGCCGACCTCCTTTCTTAATATGGTGAGGATGATTAACGAAAACACCGAGGTCAAGAACAGTTACCTGGCCAATGGCAAGAATTACAAGTGCGCCGTCTGTAATAG GGACTCTGTAGATATGCATGCACTCCTCAATCATTCGTATAATACGAAGAATCCAGAGTCTCGTGCTGATCATCTTGGGTTGCACAAAGCCATATGTGTTCTTATGGGTTGGAACTACTCCGTAGATCCTGTACACAAAAAGGCTTACCAAACATTGTCTAATGCTGACGCTGAAGCCAATCGAGGAGATCTTATTTTATGGCCACCAACAATCATAGTTGAGAACACGTACAAGTCAAGGAACGATGGGCAAAAGGAAGCCATGAGTAATAATGAGATGGAGAGCAAGCTCAGAG AAATGGGCTTTGGTGGTGTCACTGTGAAGCCGCTCGTTGGCAAGGATGGAGCCATGTCGGTGAGATTTGCAAGCAACCTGGCTGGTCTCAAAGAAGCTGTGCGGCTTGCTGACCTCTTCGAGGCGGAAGGCCATGGACGCCTGCAATGGGACCAATGGGTCCAGACCCGGGGCATCCCCTCTTATGTTGAGGGAGGTAACCCCATGTTTGTGAAGGTGGATGAGAAGGGGCAACAGACATGGGTCCTCTACGGGTATTTGGGCACGGCGAGTGACTTGGACGTGCTTGACACGGAGTCGAAGCAAAATGTTGTAATAAAGAGTAGAAAAGAGATTGATTTGTCTGATTAG